In Uranotaenia lowii strain MFRU-FL chromosome 2, ASM2978415v1, whole genome shotgun sequence, one genomic interval encodes:
- the LOC129742533 gene encoding protein takeout-like: MPRITCLVIITTITHFCVSKDLPSTFQRCQREESDFDSCLMEAINGAIPQLTNGMSEFGILPIDPLLVNSLTIEQGTSSPINLKQDFKNVKLKRLSQSKVTSIKTDLKKFSIKAEAITPYMEFIGDYVMTGRVLLLPVTGKGFSNITLQGLTTKHELIGEPVKKKDQTYMRIKKYIVKFEDPKLVTVKFENLFNGDKALGDAMNKVMNDNWLLMFNELRGAYEDTFGYIFRDISNKIFLKVPMNKIFLENYLNVFY, from the exons ATGCCTAGAATAACGTGTTTGGTGATTATAACGACTATCACACACTTTTGTGTATCTAAGGATTTGC CATCCACCTTTCAACGATGCCAACGGGAAGAATCCGATTTCGACAGTTGCCTCATGGAGGCCATCAATGGCGCCATCCCGCAGCTAACGAACGGAATGTCCGAGTTTGGAATACTACCGATCGATCCACTGCTGGTGAATTCGCTGACCATCGAACAAGGCACATCTTCCCCGATCAATCTGAAACAGGACTTCAAGAACGTTAAACTGAAGAGACTGAGCCAATCGAAGGTCACTAGCATTAA AACAGACTTGAAAAAATTCAGCATCAAAGCGGAGGCCATCACACCTTACATGGAGTTTATCGGCGATTATGTGATGACCGGGCGTGTGTTGCTCCTTCCGGTTACCGGTAAGGGCTTTTCAAACATAACTCTTCAAGGGTTGACGACGAAGCATGAACTCATCGGCGAGCCGGTTAAGAAAAAGGACCAAACGTACATGCGCATCAAGAAGTACATCGTGAAATTCGAGGATCCGAAACTGGTGACGGTTAAATTCGAGAACCTCTTCAATGGGGACAAAGCCCTGG GGGACGCAATGAACAAGGTCATGAACGACAACTGGCTATTGATGTTCAACGAGCTTCGGGGAGCCTACGAAGATACGTTCGGATATATCTTCAGAGATATaagcaataaaattttcctaaaggttccaatgaataaaatatttttagaaaattacttGAACGTGTTTTATTAG